TGCACACACAACTTGGTTTTGAGTCCtaatttacacacacacacacacacaaaacaacaaaaaggaaccaaatgtatatgtattaaaaTGCAAGTAAAaagaaagttttcaaaaattttttcgaaaactaTTTTTCCTCTCCTTGATATTTGCATGCTAGTggtaagaaataaaataacaaaaaggaaaaaaaagatttcactttgctttggttttctttagttcttttagccaatatttcttgagtTGTTTGTTTGGACATGGCAACAACAGTTTGTACAACGTGCAACATGccatttgattaatttttgttgaattagTTTGGGGGTAGCTGCATTTTCAACATTTAgttagtttatttaaattctaGTTCATTTTGGAAATAGATTTAGAGTGAGAGTGGAGTGCGGCTAGATAGGCTGAGGGAGAGGCTGAGGCGCAGGCAAGCACATTACGAAATTCATGCATTTGTAttggtatatttttttattttgtttttttttttttgtttgtttgttttcatgGCTCACCTAGAGCTGGGGCCGGTATGGCACCATCTTTGGTCAGTACAACTATGTGGTTTGGGTTGGTGGTTGATTtgagataaataaatatataaaaaaaaaaacaatattgaatgagcaatcatcatcatcatcatcattatcaaaaatcattattattaattgttCATTGTAATCGAAGATAACACACATTATAACTTAAATCACAAATTAGtagaataaaaaataaattattagcttatttagttttagtttgcTTTAGTTATgatgtttgtttttggtttttttccgttttttttctttgttttttggtttggcaGTTTGGCAAAACTTCTATTAATTGTTAGATTGCTTTACTTGGCACCTTGGCATACATAGGAGAATACTTAGTATATAAAACAATGCAACGCAAAGCAACGAACGAGAGTGtttcttcttcctcttctttttttgtggggCGGCAGGAAGGGGGAGTAAATGAACTAACCATGTGATGGGAGTATGTGTGAACTGGTGGTGCTAATGGGTGTGGGTGGTGGTTagaaaagaaacattttcattagATGAAACGTTCGCTTGGCAactcaaattttttgttttgtttcacttttcttgtgaTTTTTCTTAgttgtgtttttgttgcttctttttttggtttgttgtttttgtgtttctatTTTGTTGGTTGATGTGAAAAGTTAAACAAAACTTTAAagaaacaacagcagcagcaacaacaacaacaacatggacAAGAAGAAaaggaacagcagcagcaatggcCAGTCAAATGTTATGGcagttttttgttaaagttttattgtactgctgttgttgctgttgctgttgctgctaatGTTGTtagtgttgctgctgttggtgctttTGTTGCCGCCGTTGCAAGGCGTAATTGCATTTCTTTGTTCAACACTTAAACTTGTTTCGTTACATAGCCTAAACTTAACTTTTATATATCTAGGGGTAAATGTATGAGAGTGTGTATGaggtgtgtgagtgtgtgtgtgtgtgtgttttatatgTATTGGGGCATATGGAGGTGAGTGTGAATTGTGTTAGAATAACTTACCATTGGGTACTGCTGTCACTTTTTTGGTTTGTACACGTGCAGTGGCATTATTCACCttcacattttgttgtttgttggttattgATAACgagaattcaaaaatttgcaGCGCGATTGTGGTTGGTGGTGGTTGATTGATTGGTTGTTTggtggtttttattttattggtGATGGagataattttatttttttggatttatataaagatatatTAGGTCGCATATAGAGAGAAAAATAGAGAGAAATAATGgcagagaaagaaagagaggatatatattaaacgttagtaaacaattatgcaaatattttttaatttttcttttcaatgtgtatgtatatgtgtaaatgtgtgtgtgtgagtatgtttgtgagtgtgtgtgagtgctaAATGTGATCATGTGTAGGATTTTGAACAGAAAGTGCAAccgaaaatttattaaaacatGTTTAAATAGGGTAATCGTCATTTCATTCTCATTTCTTTACTTTATTGTTTGATTTTCTGGTATCGAAAAAcatttagttagttagtttagtACGCATTTATGTTGGCATTCATATTATCGATAAACAATTTCGAAAATATTTCCACACATAACAAAATCAAAGTCAAAAATTTGTACTTAGTAAAGTTTTTTGGTAATCAGGACATCAAAATAAAATCTATCGTTTTCTGGgttcttttaaaatttcgtttttcattttaatttattcttGTGAAAACATATTGAAAGCCAAATACCGGAAATCAGTGAATTTTATAGTCTTATTTGAACAGTTTCGGTTGCATTTCCTGAATGATTTTTCCATTTGAATTGAATGTTTgccttttatttgctttggtttggaatgtttttgttttttggtttcctttggcattaattttttgttcgaACGGTATTccgaaacaaaataaacaaaaaagaaaaaaaaaaatttggtcGACGAAAACTGTTGACCATGGCTTAATTAGAGAGCCGATTTCCGTATGAATTTACTTTGAATGATGCTGCCTTTTGTGTGGCTTTAGTTAATTTGTTTAACCAGCTCTCCGGTTCACTCGTTGCACACGAGTTGAGTTCAGTTGAGTTGGGTTCTGTTCAATCAGTATGAACTATACTTTGCACATTTTCAGCATATTTTAAATGCCAATTATTTGCGGCTGACCATTGAACATTAATGAAAACTGAATCCGGAGAGTGAGAGCGAGAAAACGCAAACGTAAGAAAGAAACGattgtaattaattttttttttttcattttttaatgaaaggcaaataaaatgcgcgcataatttaaaaatcaatCAGAGTATAAAGAGTATATGATTAAAAATCACGAGTAATCGAAAATTATTATGAAAAAGGACAATTTTAAATAAGCAAATGGCAAATGGTTGTCTTTAAGTGTGTAtgcatgtttgtgtgtgtggtgtgtgtctgtgtgtgtgtgtgtgtgtatagagttatatatatatatatatgattttGGCATGCACCCACCTCGATTTTGCGTCCCTCAACCACGGTGCCGTGTAGACGTTCGCGTGCTCGTTCTGCATCGTTGCTGTTAGCGAATGTTACAAAACCGAATCCCTGGCAATCGCAATCAAAACATGCAATTAAAGAAACATTTAGAGTAGGTTTATACTTATGAATATagataaatataataaatttctgtatatataaaattaaaaggaACAGAGAGGAGAGGatgagaggaagagagagtgagagaaagagttttcttttctattgtaTAAAAGCTACATCGACATGGCGGCCAAGGACATGCTTTCCATTTGTTCTCTCTTtagtattttaattttatttttttggcagATATTTGGGGTGAGCTATAAAGGACGAGGACAACAAGgacaacgacgacgaggaCGACAACGAGGACAACAACATGCACGTGCTTTTTAGCCTAGACTTTCAGGCCAACGCCTGCCGCTCCGTTTATGCTTCCTCCATGCCACGCCTCTGCCCACATGCCCAATCCCCCCGCCATCCATTTATCTATTGAAAAAGGTGTTGGCAATCTAAATTATGCACAATTTTCTTAAAGATGACAGCAGCAGAAGGACAGCAGCAGGCATGTAGGAGCAGTCATGACGCCCgtaactatgcaattatttttgtattctccACTCTTCAGACATTCTTTATCTCTAGTTGAATGAATAATGTGCCACCATCATTTGAGTTTGAGTTGCTCCGGCAACATGGAATGGATAAAATGGACAAAAGCATCAGCATAGCTCATCTCAACACACCGGCACTTGCTTTGAGTATGCTTCGAGTgcataatttaaatgaattgtgcgacaattaaatgcaaaatgtCTAACACAATTCAAGGAACAGGCAGGCGGCGGGGTCTAAGCGACatcagcagcggcagcagcaggcaTCAAATAGGATGAATagttttattcaaaaatgCTTTTGGGGGTATCTTGTGTCTGGAGAGGGGGGCCGGGGCAGGGGAGGGGGAGAGTATAATAAAAGCAAACTTACCTTGCTGCCACGTTCATTGAATATTATTTCCACATCCAGAATGGTACCAAATTGCTGAAAGTTAGATTAGAAAATAAATGAGAATGCAATGGCAATAATAATTCAACTTTTATATTCACCCCAAACATGGCACGCAGATCTGGATCTCTGAAGCGAAATGGTATATTGGAGACATGCAGACGTTTTGGCTGATGTTTGGCATCCAAGGAGGCAGCGGCCGCCACAGCTGCGGCCACCGATGACACCGGCTGAGCCGGGACTAGAGCACTGGTCAGACTAGTGGCCACATTGGGTGATTGCACTGAAGCGGTCATAATGCCGCTAgccgctgcagctgctgcaTTAAGATGGGCAATCACTTGTGATGTACTTGCTGGCACCATAGCTCCACCAGCACCACCGCCGTTCCCGCCGGGTCCACCAGCTCCCCCTGTACCGGCactggctgctgctgctgctgctgcagctgcggCAACAGCTGCTGCTTGTGCGGCGACGGCTGCTTGTGCTGCACCATTGGCACTACTATCCAATCCAGCTGTGGGCAAGAGACCAACTCCACTACTGCTGGTCGCAGCCAAGGCTCCAGTGGCTATAGAGCTGGCTGTAACTGATGTTGCTGCCCCTGCTGTTGGTGGACTGCTGCATATGTTGAGTGTCgactgttgttgctgctgttgttgttgctgttgctgctgctgctggacaGCGGGCGGCGTTTGCAACAAGGGCTCACCGCTGGCTATGGGCGATGTGTTGCCAGAGATGTTGCCATCATTTGCACTGCCATTAAGTGTGGCTATATTGGCGGCGGTTGCTGTGGATTGCGATGCGGTTACACTGGACGGTGCTGAGCTGCTGATTGGTGAACTGGGTGAATTACCACCGATGCTACTGCCACTACCGCCGCCTCCGCCGCCgcctccacctcctcctccaccgccgccgccaacGGCATTTGGTTGGCTTGAGTTCTGTTGTGAATCCGCCGCTGCCTCACTGGCAATCAATACTGTGGACTGTGGAAAGAGAAATGagaaaaatacacaaaaatcaTTTAGTTAAAAGttgttatataaaataatattaaaacagTTTCCTATAAAACTGATCTAGGAATGGGGTACGATATACATAGCTAAAGTCTGTTGAACTATTTCTGACCATTTTTAACAGTTTGACTGTTTAATTACTCTTACAATATTAGGGCTactgtttgtttatttcttgTATATTTTCTTAAAGTAGActcaaatttaatttcctaagaaataatttatttaaatttttgtcagTTTCATTTCTCTCCATTTGCACACGCGAACgagtaaaaatatttcaaatgatAATTAACAAATACTAACTGGGCAACAAATTGTGAGAAATGTTACTAATTACAAGTAGTGATGGCACGATTAGTAaatcaataatcgattattttgcCCAAGCTTATGATTAATTTACATCAGTTAATCAAATCATTAACCGCGATTAATGGCTCGAATAATTCCCGTTtctaattgattttaaatgaCATTTATTTTacactttaattttaaaatatttaaaattatctaaatcgaatttttttcaaattattataattaataatcgAGCAATTTCGATTAATCATAAGCTGGTTATTGATGTTCGTTTGCCATCACTAAATTGCAAGTCGAACAAAATGTAACATTGTCTTAGTCTTTTAGATaggtatgtgtatatataattgtttGATCTCGATCAATATTTCCTCACTTTAAGAAGGATTTATTTTCCTCTTGATTTTCATACTGTATTCTTGTTTGAGCAGTTATGAGTTTGAATAACTATATAGCTATATaactatttatatttatattagaTTTGGTTTACTACTTGAGCTTTAAATAAGAATTTCAAATACAGCGAAATGTATTTTTCGCAattgtttggtttgtttgctagctggtgttgttgttgttgtggttttttGGTTCTGCTGCTGCCTTTTGCAGTGCATGGCAAATCGAATGCGAACAAGTGCCgcaataaataaacaattgaaatgaaaatacaattttcaaGTGGTTTACAGTCATACACGCATATTTCGTTCTATCCCCCTACTCCTCTTCCGGTGagtgtgtacatacatacaaacatacatatgtgtgtgtgacccaataaaaaaaaagaaaatgttgcaGATCGAAAAGttttcatacacacacaacgAATGGGAGATAACAATATACCAATACATTGACATATGCACGTGTTCGTGTTCCTGCCTCTGTGGCGCTGcgtgtgtctgtctgtgtttgtgtgtgtgtgtgtgtgtgagtgtgagccACTAACTTCTGTTGTCTTATGCAATAAAACTGTCGCAGTCGGCACAACTGTTGCAATAACCCAATCCTCGAATCCTCGAATCCCCACTGTCTGCTAAAATGCAATGGAATCCCAGAGCCAATGACAATGACAGCCCTGCGGAAATGTTTGCATTTGTATTTTTGCATTATTAAAACAGAAAATGCAGTGTGGCATGCCACTTGTATTGCATTGTTGCcattgcacacacacagacacacacactaacatctagagagagagagagggagagattCACACATATgcataatataatataaaaattgtcAATTTACGCTTGGGCAAATCAAATGCGTTGacaatgccaaaaaaaaaaagaaaaataaaaacagtaAACACGACAACGATGACTACAATTACAATAGCTTAGGCATGGTTGATATTTGGGCGGGGGAAAAGCCCCATAAAATAGGCTATAGAAATAAACGCTTAACTTAATTTGTCGCCTCCATTGTTGACACATAAATCTAAACCAAAAAATTTCTCTTTTCCATGACAATTTTTTCCCATTTGCCTTGCATGTTTACCGAACATTTTCCAGCCCAAGTGAAATGGCGTGAAAAactttttcctctttttttttttgttctttttgtatttgtccatATAAATGGCTAACGGCTAACTCTATGGGCTGCGGGTTTCGAATTGCTGCAGGCTCTGGATAGGTGAGGGGCTTAGGAGTATGgtaatttttatgttttttttttttttttgggtttgggttACTTTGTGTAAATGACATTTAACGCTTTTAAGTTTATAAAAATGCTTCTTTCATTtcaggttttttttgttttttttttgtattgtatttttGGGATTCGTAAACGCGATAGACGACACGCGACACTCTTGTGACCTAACTTGGCCATATTTTGATTTGGcatcaaaaacatttttgcataaatttgctgaaccatttttttgttgttgttgttgttttgcctttttgaATTTCGTAACAACAAGAGAGCATGCAAAACAGTAGCGGCATTTCATTTTGCCCTAAATGTTTTGATTCCAATGTAAGAGGTGTTGGCATTTCGTTAggaatttgttttcttttttcatcttttttttcgcatacaattaaaaacttaaacatAACTTAGAAATTAGCGATTGCAAAGTATCCTTTAAGTTTTAATGAATCTATGATACATTGTCTTTAATGACTttgcaaatcaattttttatgccctttttttttaaagtaacTTTTGAttgttatttaaaataatGCTATAGAAGGTCATTAAATATCGGTAAAATTCGTTGATGTGAGGAGACAATTATTAAGAAGAACTTTATAAGAAAATCTTTAAATTAATGACATACGATAAATATTTAACCAATACCGATTATATTAGGGTTTAGTTATCGCATAATGGAATATAGATGCATTTTCTCTTAATAAGTTTCAGTTGGAATCCAATTGGATTATCCTATCAATTATACGAAACGAAAtgtacaaaacaaaaaaaatggaaagcagaaactgaaaaaactttttgacaataataaattttattctGTATACTGGCTATCAGAGTGGCTTAACTCTATACCCAAAATGCGCCTAATGAAGACAAGACAATTCAGGGAAACGGAAGAGAAGAGCTTAAGGGGAAGGCAAAAACctaacaaaaccaaaaacagaaACCAAGACCGAAACCGAGACCAAACTCCGGCACGTAAATTTCAATTGTATGCAAGAGCCAGAGCttgagttttcttttcttattttttaacattttttttgttttggggtTTCCTTGAGATTTTTGCTGGCcgttttgccatttttttccGGGGggtgctgtttttttttcggtgttctcattttttgtttgtttgcttgccattttattttattataatttttgcatttggttttctttttctattctTTTGGCCAAACTCACTATGCTAAGCACATTTTGGGGGGGTTGTGATGATTGCTGTggtggttgctgttgttgttgctgctgctgctgcacttgCTCCATGGCATAGCCATTTGTCAGAGATGCCTGCGTGACCAGCGTTGTTccagttgctgttgttgtcgtcgttaTTGTGGAGGATGCTATGGCGGTTCCATTGtactgttgttgctgttgatgctgatgctgttgtgtctgtgtttgtgttgACAGATTTGTCTGTGATAAATTTTCAGATAACAACAAGGATTTGCGTTTTAGTTGGcattgtgtatgtgtgtgtgtgtgtgtgtgtgtgtatgtttaagaaaaagagatagttagatagatagagagagagagagatagagtgaaagagagaaagaagggCGGCTAAGACCAGCCAGTCAGACAGACGAGACAGTCAGACAGATAGATGCAGGCAGGCAAGGCACAGGCAGGCgaccaacaccaacaatatAATTGCATTAAATGGAGTGTTTTCTTACATATATGTTTgcatgtaggtatatatactttgaatatatatatatgtatatagactGATTCAACTGGTTTTACAGTGAGTTTAGTTTGCTTGAAACATGCCTCAAATACAGTTAACATATTTTCTTTGATTATAGAGAGAGTAGTAAGTAAGtttattatttcaattaatAATGCAAAAAAGTTTTccgtttatttgttttaatttatgaaaattaaaactatCTTAGGATttacgcaaaaaaaaaaaaaaataacaacacaaaaaccaaaggaTATCAAATTCATTACCAAAGTGAGTCAGTCTCTCGTTTACATAATCATTATATCATTATTAATCTTATATAATAAACTATCAAATACAAggatttaaatacattttatttaaaactatatatgtataaagtatataagatggttgtttttttgtttattgttcattGCCATCATATTTGTTACATTCATCATAGTGatttatgttagtttttttttttttgttttgttttagaaGTTGGTGAAGGATTTAGGAATTCAGGAGTTTCTATAATTATTAAGTGACTTGATTGGGAATGGACGTCGGATTGAGCAAgatatttaaaatgaaagaaaaatagTATTAATATCATGCTGCCAGTCCCTTCTGGACACGTGTCGTATGTGTAATAATTTAAACATTCACCAAATAACCAATTCcaaaaatgaacaaatttcaagaaggagaaaaaaacaagttaAAATGGTAGTAGTATAAAGGATAATCCCTACTATACCATCTACACTATGGTATACGgatgtatttatataaattatctatgtatgtatgtagggcATATGCtaggaaatttatatttcaccatttgcgatgttatcctttagttttttattaGTCGCCAATGTATAAAAATCTGCTGTTTCTTTCCATTCTTGTCTCAGTCATTGAAACTCATCATGAAAGTTAAACAAACTCTTATGTAGATCATCTGTGTGACTTTTACAGCTACAAAAAATAATTCTGGCCAAAATTTTCTCATTTtaataaagttaattaaaacaaaaattaccccaaaatgtatgttttattgGATTTAACCAACCATTAAACGTGCTTAACCTACATTTATTAGGATATTAGTGCCGTCTACTTGAAAACGAGATATCAACAAGTCACTGCAACACAATCCACCAAATTatctatataaaatatattgtttCTGTTAACTTTGACTATAGATTACACCCCATCACCAAGATGCAATTATCAAGTAAATTTGGATTATTGTGGCAAGCAATATGAATTCGAGGGCTGCTCTGTATATTTCGGGAATagtaaataagaaaaaaattatggCTTGATTGATCGAAAATAATGATCAAGAAATTTTGGCAGTCGTTTGAGCCATTGGTCGATGCAAGACGTGGTTTTTTAAACACGTTAACTGCTTTTCTGCCTTTTTCTTTGATGTGATGGAATAAGAAGAAGTCATTATGTGACGTGTTAGGACTATAGGGGGAATGAGTTATCAACTCGATATTTTGACTGCTTAGAAATTCGCCTGTTCACCGAAATGGGTGAGAAATCGCATTGTCATGATGCAGAATGATTTTCTAGTCCTACGTTACTCTAGAGGAATATTAGCCAATTAGCATTATGTCCCGAAGTAACAGTCGACCATTTGCTTTGTGGTTGATTGCTGTTTAATCTACGGCTCATAACCATAAATCCATGATTTATCACTTGCCCCGTTTAAATAAACGCCTTTTGAAGCACCACATTTGGTCTTTTCGACAAACAGTTATGGAGTATCTAACGTAAAACAAAGAACTAAGTTTAACGACATGTTCGGTAGTGGAATTAACCACGTTGAAAGTTGTGAAAAATAATCCAGGCAAACTCCTTTCGACAGATTTCCATCGTaatgccaaacaaaacaaacaaaaatgtcaGTTTATTATGGCATTTTCAAATTAGTATTGGCCAATTCCCAAAATATACCTAGCAGCTTACGCGTAAAgccaattttatttcaatatacAATATTAATTGCATTCAATATTTTGTATACATACAATGTTTTGCTCTAACATGCATGGAATTTCTTGAAGTAATTTATATCTGTGTTAAATGTTTATCAATTGTCTGCTGTCATTTACAATTGGACAATGCCCTTTTATCTGAATCGAATTTGGCAGCATGCGTTTAGATTTCGGCTAGTTAGTTCgttttgtttattgtgttCCAAATGCATGATTTATATTCTATGCAACTATATCATGTGCATATTGACATTAAATGGAACTACTGGACAATTTGTTTGTCCGAGGTTGCTGTCCAATTAAAATTGATAAGagttggtttcttttttgttttatttaacattttacGCATGTAATTGAAAGTGTGTGGTAATATCGAAATTTCATTAAATCCTAATCTAACATTTTATCAATGCTAACGATGTGGCTGCTTTACAAATACAATAGTTACACAAGGCTAAACAAATATGCATTATTATAGGTATGTTGCTAGATAGAAGAGTATCATATTTCGCTTAAAATATTGATTATATAAAAGTATaggatacatatatataattttatatacatatatgtatataatatatagtatgtatttgtatttatgcATCTATAAAATTTGCTTCAAAAATTTTGCTGCAGGCAGCCATcaaccaccaccaacaacaacaaacagcaaccataaatttcataaaatgtGTGTGAGCGATGACTTTTATACAAAACGTGTGTAAGTTAAATAAGTTaaatatacctacatatatatatatatatatatatataggtggATATATtccatatataaatatatacattggtaatgtattaaatttaagtttgaGTATTTTCAAAGTttaactacatccatacaatCAACTAAGGCAAACAAGTAACAAAAGAGAGCGCCATGGCAATATTTATggcaaataattaaatatttgattatttattACACCTGCAAGGCAAAAGTTCACTTAAAACTAAATGCAaacagcagtagcagcagaggcagcaacaacaaccagtaaattacccaaaaaaacaacaacaaaaaaaaaaacaaaatattaaatgttacACAAAAGCTTAgctggacaaaaaaaaaaacaaacgtcAAGCGCTCATCTGTTAAATTATTCAAATGCACGAATCAATTTTCATAAGCAAATACAGTGGCAAaccaaaatacataaatacgagtaaatacacacacacacacacactcacctactactacaaaaaaaaactcccaAGTGAAGCCAAATGCAAAAATCTAcactaaaagaaaatatataagttAAACGATCGTGTCGTTCCCATTCAATGGCAAATTTTCGGAGACTTTGATTATGGAAATTTCAAGAGATGAACTAAGTAGTTTAAAGaagttttctatttctttattaAGACAGCTTCGATCGGTGAAAATTCTGTTCCAATTGACCAAAGAGCCGGCTAACTTCAacttaatttaaaaagaaactaTTTCAAAACTATAACATACAAGTTTACATGGAATTAATTAAGGATccaaaaactaataaattttattcaaaatctAACCATTATCAATTATGCAACTTAGGATAACTTTCCAATGAAACATACATAAGTTATATAAAGGTAATTTTTTTAACTACTATGACTATCGGTAATATTGGAATTTAGTCCtaataaaaattcttttt
The sequence above is a segment of the Drosophila willistoni isolate 14030-0811.24 chromosome XR unlocalized genomic scaffold, UCI_dwil_1.1 Seg143, whole genome shotgun sequence genome. Coding sequences within it:
- the LOC6646383 gene encoding AF4/FMR2 family member lilli isoform X10, with amino-acid sequence MYYPHMVQAGVAPFPGAPAGYAAATGPVAAAAAAAAAAQQAGAAAAAAGAPTAADSLSLAVAAAAAKAEQQPVTQLKAAGEAAGGGGANNSTVGTPGTAGGAGAGAGGVVVGGGGAVSAAGGSGPTSASVVATSNVSDGGLYMQQKKTNLSTQTQTQQHQHQQQQQYNGTAIASSTITTTTTATGTTLVTQASLTNGYAMEQVQQQQQQQQQPPQQSSQPPQNVLSISTVLIASEAAADSQQNSSQPNAVGGGGGGGGGGGGGGGGSGSSIGGNSPSSPISSSAPSSVTASQSTATAANIATLNGSANDGNISGNTSPIASGEPLLQTPPAVQQQQQQQQQQQQQQSTLNICSSPPTAGAATSVTASSIATGALAATSSSGVGLLPTAGLDSSANGAAQAAVAAQAAAVAAAAAAAAAASAGTGGAGGPGGNGGGAGGAMVPASTSQVIAHLNAAAAAASGIMTASVQSPNVATSLTSALVPAQPVSSVAAAVAAAASLDAKHQPKRLHVSNIPFRFRDPDLRAMFGQFGTILDVEIIFNERGSKGFGFVTFANSNDAERARERLHGTVVEGRKIEVNNATARVQTKKVTAVPNVVLTKDGAIPAPALVCVQWPEGYRLPVAAAWPFLGGPVGAGGPTLTPVPVPMPMPMSCAMPMPTQTQTAANSTANTAAVAAAAAAAAHAATTPIVLAPRPPTHNNSMPTATAAPTAATTRRSVYYDPFLAAAATADPNLRFQAAKPVTEVPATQPAAILNATAPLLKTPLSQAQQQAYATAATTYTAVAARAAYGAAAAAAAQPALAGYATVAGYAREYADPYLGHGIGPVPGYGATMYRGGFNRFTPY
- the LOC6646383 gene encoding AF4/FMR2 family member lilli isoform X8: MYYPHMVQAGVAPFPGAPAGYAAATGPVAAAAAAAAAAQQAGAAAAAAGAPTAADSLSLAVAAAAAKAEQQPVTQLKAAGEAAGGGGANNSTVGTPGTAGGAGAGAGGVVVGGGGAVSAAGGSGPTSASVVATSNVSDGGLYMQQKKTNLSTQTQTQQHQHQQQQQYNGTAIASSTITTTTTATGTTLVTQASLTNGYAMEQVQQQQQQQQQPPQQSSQPPQNVLSISTVLIASEAAADSQQNSSQPNAVGGGGGGGGGGGGGGGGSGSSIGGNSPSSPISSSAPSSVTASQSTATAANIATLNGSANDGNISGNTSPIASGEPLLQTPPAVQQQQQQQQQQQQQQSTLNICSSPPTAGAATSVTASSIATGALAATSSSGVGLLPTAGLDSSANGAAQAAVAAQAAAVAAAAAAAAAASAGTGGAGGPGGNGGGAGGAMVPASTSQVIAHLNAAAAAASGIMTASVQSPNVATSLTSALVPAQPVSSVAAAVAAAASLDAKHQPKRLHVSNIPFRFRDPDLRAMFGQFGTILDVEIIFNERGSKGFGFVTFANSNDAERARERLHGTVVEGRKIEVNNATARVQTKKVTAVPNVVLTKDGAIPAPALVCVQWPEGYRLPVAAAWPFLGGPVGAGGPTLTPVPVPMPMPMSCAMPMPTQTQTAANSTANTAAVAAAAAAAAHAATTPIVLAPRPPTHNNSMPTATAAPTAATTRRSVYYDPFLAAAATADPNLRFQAAKPVTEVPATQPAAILNRRTVTTLNSTPHTINRIPVPQNVLATAPLLKTPLSQAQQQAYATAATTYTAVAARAAYGAAAAAAAQPALAGYATVAGYAREYADPYLGHGIGPVPGYGATMYRGGFNRFTPY
- the LOC6646383 gene encoding homeotic protein female sterile isoform X12, whose translation is MYYPHMVQAGVAPFPGAPAGYAAATGPVAAAAAAAAAAQQAGAAAAAAGAPTAADSLSLAVAAAAAKAEQQPVTQLKAAGEAAGGGGANNSTVGTPGTAGGAGAGAGGVVVGGGGAVSAAGGSGPTSASVVATSNVSDGGLYMQQKKTNLSTQTQTQQHQHQQQQQYNGTAIASSTITTTTTATGTTLVTQASLTNGYAMEQVQQQQQQQQQPPQQSSQPPQNVLSISTVLIASEAAADSQQNSSQPNAVGGGGGGGGGGGGGGGGSGSSIGGNSPSSPISSSAPSSVTASQSTATAANIATLNGSANDGNISGNTSPIASGEPLLQTPPAVQQQQQQQQQQQQQQSTLNICSSPPTAGAATSVTASSIATGALAATSSSGVGLLPTAGLDSSANGAAQAAVAAQAAAVAAAAAAAAAASAGTGGAGGPGGNGGGAGGAMVPASTSQVIAHLNAAAAAASGIMTASVQSPNVATSLTSALVPAQPVSSVAAAVAAAASLDAKHQPKRLHVSNIPFRFRDPDLRAMFGQFGTILDVEIIFNERGSKGFGFVTFANSNDAERARERLHGTVVEGRKIEVNNATARVQTKKVTAVPNVVLTKDGAIPAPALVCVQWPEVYTMIPS